In Desulfosporosinus sp. Sb-LF, one DNA window encodes the following:
- the serC gene encoding 3-phosphoserine/phosphohydroxythreonine transaminase, producing MERIFNFNAGPATLPLVVLEEAQREMLNFKGTGMSVMENSHRTKEYEAINSEAEALVKELLEIPENYRVLFLQGGASTQFAAVPMNLVSADSHADYILTGAWAEKAYKEASKFVKTNVAASTKEENYTRIPGTDEIKVSDNPTYVHLCSNNTIFGTQWQSYPDLGNIPLVADMSSDILSRRVDVSKFGLIYAGAQKNLGPAGVTVVIIRKDLLEGIPSNIPTMLRYDIHAKNDSLYNTPPSYSVYMVNLVLRWLKNNGGLVAAEKRNAEKAAVIYNAIDNSEGYYRGHAVKDSRSLMNITFRLPNEELEKTFAVEATKQGMIGLKGHRSVGGIRASVYNAMSIEGCMALAEFMKAFQSKNG from the coding sequence ATGGAAAGAATCTTTAACTTTAATGCCGGACCTGCCACACTTCCCCTTGTGGTTTTAGAAGAAGCACAGAGAGAAATGCTTAATTTTAAAGGAACTGGCATGTCTGTAATGGAAAATAGCCACCGCACCAAAGAATATGAGGCGATTAATTCCGAGGCTGAAGCACTTGTTAAGGAATTATTGGAGATTCCAGAAAATTACCGGGTTTTGTTCCTTCAAGGCGGAGCAAGTACTCAATTTGCCGCGGTACCCATGAATCTGGTCAGCGCAGACAGTCACGCTGACTATATCCTTACAGGAGCATGGGCAGAAAAAGCCTACAAGGAAGCCTCGAAATTTGTTAAGACGAATGTTGCTGCTAGTACTAAAGAAGAAAACTATACTCGCATTCCTGGAACCGATGAAATCAAAGTGAGTGACAATCCTACCTATGTGCATCTTTGCTCCAATAACACTATCTTCGGTACTCAATGGCAGTCATACCCGGACTTAGGGAACATTCCACTGGTCGCTGATATGTCGAGTGATATTCTTTCACGCCGAGTTGACGTTTCTAAGTTTGGGTTGATTTACGCTGGGGCGCAAAAGAATCTGGGTCCTGCTGGGGTAACCGTAGTCATTATTCGCAAGGACCTATTGGAGGGGATTCCCTCAAACATCCCCACGATGCTGCGCTATGATATTCATGCTAAAAATGATTCCCTTTACAACACTCCACCCAGCTATTCTGTTTATATGGTAAATTTGGTTCTGCGCTGGCTTAAAAATAACGGTGGTTTGGTTGCAGCGGAAAAACGCAACGCTGAGAAAGCTGCCGTCATATATAATGCTATTGACAACAGCGAGGGCTATTACCGTGGGCATGCCGTCAAAGACAGCCGTTCATTGATGAATATAACCTTCCGTTTGCCAAACGAGGAATTGGAGAAGACCTTTGCGGTTGAGGCCACAAAACAAGGTATGATCGGTTTAAAGGGTCACCGTTCAGTGGGCGGCATTCGAGCATCTGTCTATAATGCCATGAGTATCGAAGGGTGTATGGCTTTGGCTGAATTTATGAAAGCCTTCCAAAGCAAAAACGGCTAG
- a CDS encoding heterodisulfide reductase-related iron-sulfur binding cluster: MVATRQVYWNIEGHHWLYIFFALALLSFGYGIYRRVRLWKMGQPENRWSEAWQGIKDILIYTLGQKRVLKEGYAGIMHLAIFVGFIFLAFATAMITLQSDLGWNIFQGTLYLFIKVTANLFGLAAIVGILMAAYRRYILRPEAMNNRADDAITLVLIFTILVTGFVIQGVRMAVLVDPWSAWSIAGSWLATPLKIWFSQGQLLALHRWLWWFHLLLAMVFIGYLPYSKMFHILLAPFNQFFRKRGPIGVPTLIDFMDESIENYGVSSLKEFSWKALFNTDACLRCGRCQDNCPAYLSGKHLNPKQAIQEIKGLMEEEGRALDQLKREEKLAVGDGLAEVASAQDGEHSSLRSLVGEVIPEEDLWACTTCRSCEQQCPVFVEHVDKTIDMRRHLVLMESRFPAEVQLAFRNMENNGNPWGIGWTTRANFLTGIGVPTLEENPEAEILYWPGCSGAFDARNQKVATAVVALLRAAGINFAILGNEEKCCGDSARRLGNEFLFQTLASENIEVMKEYGVKKILTQCPHCFNILKNEYPQLGSDFKVVHHTTYFKELAVEGRLKLGKTDAKSVAFHDSCYLGRYNNIYDEPRELLKLVGLNVTEMKNHREKSFCCGAGGGRFWMEEHEGERINVMRTDEAIATGAELVGAACPFCLTMINDGINAREASDKTRVLDVAEILVQAL, translated from the coding sequence ATGGTCGCAACTCGACAAGTGTATTGGAATATTGAAGGCCATCATTGGCTCTATATTTTCTTCGCGTTGGCTCTTCTGAGTTTTGGGTATGGGATATACCGTCGCGTTAGACTATGGAAAATGGGTCAACCTGAAAACCGTTGGAGCGAGGCTTGGCAAGGAATTAAAGATATATTGATATATACTCTCGGGCAAAAACGAGTTCTTAAAGAAGGCTACGCAGGAATCATGCACCTGGCAATATTTGTAGGCTTTATATTTCTAGCCTTTGCCACAGCGATGATTACTTTACAATCTGATTTAGGCTGGAACATTTTCCAAGGAACACTCTATCTCTTCATTAAAGTAACAGCTAATCTTTTCGGCTTGGCGGCAATTGTCGGGATTTTAATGGCGGCTTACCGACGTTATATCCTAAGGCCTGAAGCGATGAATAATAGGGCGGATGATGCAATAACCTTAGTCTTGATTTTCACAATTCTTGTCACAGGGTTTGTTATTCAAGGAGTACGCATGGCTGTTCTTGTGGATCCATGGTCAGCGTGGAGTATCGCTGGATCATGGCTGGCCACTCCTTTAAAGATATGGTTTAGTCAAGGACAACTCTTAGCCTTACATCGTTGGCTATGGTGGTTCCATTTATTACTAGCAATGGTTTTCATCGGGTATTTACCTTACTCAAAAATGTTTCATATTTTATTGGCGCCTTTTAATCAATTCTTTCGCAAACGAGGGCCGATTGGCGTTCCAACACTTATCGACTTTATGGATGAATCCATAGAAAATTATGGCGTCAGCTCACTGAAAGAGTTCTCGTGGAAAGCGTTGTTCAATACGGATGCCTGCCTGCGCTGTGGTCGTTGCCAAGACAATTGCCCTGCGTATCTCAGTGGCAAGCACTTGAATCCAAAACAGGCAATTCAGGAAATTAAGGGATTGATGGAAGAAGAGGGTAGGGCACTTGATCAGCTGAAAAGAGAGGAAAAGCTAGCAGTCGGAGATGGCCTAGCGGAAGTCGCCAGTGCCCAAGACGGTGAGCACTCGTCTCTTAGATCCCTTGTCGGAGAAGTCATACCTGAAGAAGACCTGTGGGCCTGTACGACCTGTCGTTCCTGTGAACAGCAGTGTCCAGTGTTTGTGGAACACGTTGATAAAACGATTGATATGCGACGTCATTTAGTTCTCATGGAAAGCCGTTTTCCAGCCGAAGTACAACTTGCCTTCCGCAATATGGAGAATAATGGAAATCCATGGGGGATTGGTTGGACCACGAGAGCAAACTTTTTAACAGGGATAGGTGTGCCAACGTTAGAGGAAAATCCTGAGGCCGAAATTCTTTATTGGCCCGGGTGTTCCGGTGCATTCGACGCAAGAAATCAAAAAGTAGCGACTGCGGTTGTCGCTCTCCTACGTGCTGCTGGAATTAATTTTGCTATCTTAGGAAATGAAGAAAAATGTTGCGGCGACTCTGCCCGAAGACTCGGTAATGAATTTCTCTTCCAAACCTTGGCGAGCGAGAATATCGAGGTTATGAAGGAGTATGGGGTCAAAAAGATTCTCACCCAATGCCCGCATTGTTTTAATATCTTGAAAAATGAATACCCGCAGTTGGGGTCGGATTTTAAAGTAGTTCATCATACGACTTACTTTAAAGAACTTGCCGTGGAAGGTCGGCTTAAACTGGGGAAAACAGATGCAAAATCGGTAGCCTTCCATGATTCTTGTTATCTCGGACGCTATAACAACATTTATGATGAGCCACGTGAGTTGCTAAAACTCGTGGGGTTGAACGTCACGGAAATGAAAAACCATCGGGAAAAGAGCTTTTGCTGTGGGGCTGGCGGAGGACGCTTTTGGATGGAAGAACACGAGGGCGAACGGATTAATGTAATGCGCACGGACGAGGCCATTGCAACTGGTGCAGAACTTGTGGGAGCAGCCTGCCCATTCTGCCTAACCATGATAAATGACGGTATAAATGCTCGTGAAGCTAGTGACAAAACGAGAGTCCTAGATGTAGCTGAAATTTTAGTTCAAGCCCTATAA
- a CDS encoding 2-isopropylmalate synthase, which yields MSKLYVFDTTLRDGEQSLGITLNVKEKLEIGHQLVKLGVDIIEAGFPASSPGDMESVRTIAKEIKGVTICGLTRAVAQDIDICAEALRQAEYPRIHTGIGVSPIHMAKKLKLTPDQVVEQAVFAVKYAKKYVSDVEFYAEDAFRGDPAFLTRVIEAVISAGATVVNLPDTVGYANPWEYGELIGYVIKNVKNIDQAIVSVHCHNDLGMATANSLAGIKAGARQVEGTINGIGERAGNTSLEEVIMSIYTRRDGYGVESHVNTREISATSRLVSRITGVTVPDHKAIVGANAFMHASGIHQDGVLKDRETYEIIQPEIIGVPQNLISLSARSGRHALQYSLGLLGYVVEGDQLDEVYQRFLQLADLKQEVFDQDLYVLMGDSGNPTNDLVLRSMSIVTNGVEMATATVVLEKEGKMITDAACGNGPVNALFNTIDRITGNTAMLEDFTLKSVTRSSEALGEATVKLRYEDGRLVVGKGFSTDIIEASAKAYLNALAK from the coding sequence ATGAGCAAATTATATGTTTTTGATACTACCCTTAGAGATGGAGAACAATCCTTGGGGATTACCTTGAATGTCAAAGAGAAATTAGAGATTGGCCATCAGCTAGTAAAGCTTGGCGTCGATATTATTGAAGCCGGTTTTCCAGCTTCTTCACCTGGAGATATGGAATCAGTCCGAACTATTGCCAAGGAAATCAAAGGAGTCACGATTTGCGGGTTGACTAGGGCTGTGGCACAGGATATTGATATTTGTGCAGAAGCTTTGCGCCAAGCGGAATATCCCAGGATTCATACGGGTATAGGAGTTTCTCCCATTCATATGGCCAAGAAATTAAAACTTACACCTGATCAAGTGGTAGAGCAAGCTGTTTTTGCAGTCAAGTATGCTAAGAAATATGTAAGTGATGTCGAGTTTTACGCGGAAGATGCTTTCCGTGGGGATCCGGCGTTCTTGACCAGAGTCATCGAGGCAGTGATTTCAGCCGGGGCCACGGTTGTAAATCTCCCGGATACGGTCGGCTATGCTAACCCTTGGGAATACGGAGAACTGATTGGTTACGTTATTAAGAACGTGAAGAATATTGATCAAGCCATCGTGAGTGTTCATTGCCATAACGATTTAGGAATGGCAACGGCCAATTCGTTAGCGGGTATTAAAGCGGGAGCCCGCCAGGTGGAAGGGACGATCAATGGAATAGGAGAGCGGGCAGGGAATACTTCCTTGGAAGAGGTCATTATGTCGATTTACACCCGGCGGGATGGTTACGGGGTAGAGAGTCATGTGAACACTCGGGAGATATCTGCTACCAGTAGACTCGTTTCACGCATTACAGGAGTGACAGTTCCAGATCATAAGGCGATTGTCGGTGCCAATGCCTTTATGCATGCTTCTGGCATTCACCAAGACGGGGTTTTAAAAGACAGAGAAACTTATGAAATTATTCAACCAGAAATCATCGGTGTTCCCCAAAATTTAATCAGTCTTTCCGCAAGGTCGGGTCGACATGCTCTCCAATATAGTCTCGGGCTACTAGGGTATGTAGTAGAGGGTGATCAGCTTGATGAGGTTTATCAAAGGTTTTTACAGCTCGCGGACCTCAAGCAAGAAGTGTTTGACCAAGATCTTTATGTTTTAATGGGCGATTCAGGGAATCCTACGAATGATCTTGTTCTCCGGAGTATGTCTATTGTGACAAATGGGGTGGAGATGGCTACAGCTACCGTCGTTTTAGAAAAAGAGGGGAAGATGATTACGGATGCCGCCTGTGGCAATGGCCCAGTGAATGCCTTGTTTAATACAATTGACAGGATAACTGGGAACACAGCAATGCTTGAAGATTTTACATTGAAGTCTGTAACTCGAAGCAGCGAGGCCCTAGGAGAGGCCACTGTCAAATTGCGCTATGAGGATGGTCGTCTTGTGGTAGGAAAGGGATTCTCGACGGATATCATTGAGGCTAGTGCTAAAGCTTACTTGAATGCCTTGGCTAAATGA